A genome region from Vibrio tapetis subsp. tapetis includes the following:
- a CDS encoding DinI-like family protein, whose protein sequence is MRVEMMVQKDKLPKNGLSLITVELEKRLHGIFPDAKVRVRAGTSNRLDIYAHKDKKTLANNIVEQAFNEADEWLFSES, encoded by the coding sequence ATGCGAGTTGAAATGATGGTTCAAAAGGATAAGTTACCTAAAAACGGGCTCTCTTTGATCACGGTTGAGTTAGAGAAAAGGCTGCATGGGATCTTTCCTGATGCAAAAGTCCGTGTACGTGCTGGCACGAGTAATCGACTCGATATTTATGCACATAAAGATAAAAAAACTCTCGCAAATAACATTGTTGAGCAAGCGTTTAATGAAGCTGATGAGTGGCTTTTTTCTGAATCTTAA
- a CDS encoding DUF2913 family protein encodes MQIKRDFNYYYHLHDTVTHALLHLFFQISTTTRYVPVNRRNEILIKYLKPKLSDTSLSSIKKDIKLMVNSARKSGGNLEMKLHELNALAKQSKLKGAEKLYHLLVCLYDEEGIESQLFEKGMQTKPGILYLLEEQLEQGFDAEYRQVSPISMLIELERAPELIECINRHGLFVAEMKEWNEKTHQAHLLVHPLDINLVEG; translated from the coding sequence ATGCAAATAAAACGCGATTTTAATTACTATTATCATTTACACGACACGGTGACGCACGCGTTACTTCACTTGTTCTTTCAGATATCAACGACGACCCGTTATGTTCCGGTGAATCGCCGTAATGAGATACTGATTAAATATCTCAAGCCTAAATTAAGCGACACATCGTTATCAAGCATTAAGAAAGACATTAAGCTCATGGTAAACTCAGCCAGAAAGAGCGGAGGGAACTTAGAAATGAAACTGCATGAGTTAAACGCCCTGGCGAAGCAATCTAAGCTTAAAGGAGCGGAGAAGCTTTATCACTTGTTGGTCTGCCTTTATGATGAAGAAGGCATCGAGTCTCAACTGTTTGAAAAAGGGATGCAAACCAAGCCCGGCATACTGTATTTACTTGAAGAGCAATTAGAGCAGGGCTTTGATGCTGAGTACCGGCAAGTGAGCCCCATTTCAATGCTCATCGAGTTAGAGCGCGCGCCTGAGCTGATTGAGTGCATCAACCGACACGGTTTATTTGTGGCGGAGATGAAAGAATGGAATGAGAAGACACACCAAGCGCACCTTTTGGTTCATCCTTTAGACATCAATCTGGTTGAAGGCTAA
- a CDS encoding Rpn family recombination-promoting nuclease/putative transposase, whose protein sequence is MATNNPHDGLFKSFLTLPEVAKDFLEIHLPPDIQALCDLSTLQLKSTSFLGAVATNQRMQIYPVMCVTEEAIHEGGSLPNKRFTLIIT, encoded by the coding sequence ATGGCAACGAACAACCCTCACGACGGTTTATTTAAATCCTTTTTAACGCTGCCTGAGGTGGCAAAGGATTTTCTAGAAATCCACTTACCGCCCGACATTCAGGCATTGTGCGATCTTTCCACGCTGCAACTGAAATCGACGTCGTTTTTGGGGGCTGTTGCAACTAATCAGAGAATGCAGATCTACCCAGTAATGTGCGTAACTGAAGAGGCGATTCATGAAGGCGGATCTCTCCCGAACAAGCGTTTTACGCTCATCATCACGTAA
- a CDS encoding helix-turn-helix domain-containing protein has product MNITRMKEFSNQMIEVMPWINGISTSDEYDQLIELMDELVEDYEGNQVLIDLLFPVIERYESESEEFNEFNRVVGELEPGLAMLRVIIDQNEMTLSDFKDEIGAKSTVSMILSGSRSLTLRHIKSLSERFNIPAYMFI; this is encoded by the coding sequence ATGAATATTACACGAATGAAAGAGTTTTCTAACCAAATGATTGAAGTTATGCCTTGGATTAATGGTATCTCTACTTCTGATGAATACGACCAACTCATCGAGTTAATGGATGAGTTGGTCGAAGACTACGAAGGAAATCAAGTGCTTATTGACCTTTTATTTCCCGTTATCGAAAGATATGAATCTGAATCTGAAGAGTTCAATGAATTCAACCGTGTTGTTGGTGAGTTAGAGCCTGGGTTAGCAATGCTCAGAGTGATCATTGATCAAAATGAAATGACTCTATCAGATTTTAAAGATGAAATTGGAGCAAAATCTACAGTATCAATGATTCTGAGTGGTTCACGTTCTTTGACTCTCCGACATATTAAATCCTTGTCGGAACGCTTTAATATTCCAGCCTATATGTTCATCTAG
- a CDS encoding type II toxin-antitoxin system HigB family toxin, giving the protein MHVISKRPFNDAKKNFPTCAEALDAAYKVLRISRAKTPEELKALFPSLDNCKYRDKLYVIDIGGNKLRLMAYIEFTQGRFYVKHIVTHAEYDKIIKSYRSEKKK; this is encoded by the coding sequence ATGCACGTAATAAGTAAAAGACCATTTAATGATGCTAAGAAAAATTTTCCTACGTGTGCCGAAGCTTTGGATGCAGCATATAAAGTATTGCGTATAAGTCGAGCTAAAACACCGGAGGAATTAAAAGCTTTGTTTCCATCATTAGATAATTGTAAGTACAGGGATAAGTTGTATGTTATTGACATTGGCGGTAACAAATTGCGATTGATGGCTTACATTGAATTTACGCAAGGGCGATTTTACGTAAAGCATATTGTTACTCATGCGGAGTATGACAAGATAATTAAATCTTATCGAAGTGAGAAGAAAAAGTAG
- a CDS encoding recombinase family protein, with the protein MFIRAYLRASTGEQDANRAKSELIQFTDQKGVRIASFYTENQSGSKLERAELSRLIEDSHKGDILLIEKVDRLSRLPYEQWNRLKDHLVEAGLHIVVVDQPMTHGVLNSNDESSMLSKVLTDFMIDLAAAMARDDYETRRKRQAQGIEKAKKLGKYRGRKPDHQLRENISLLLSEGKSWSQVQELLGCSRSTVAKVKKLSEPN; encoded by the coding sequence ATGTTCATAAGAGCCTACCTAAGAGCATCAACTGGTGAGCAAGACGCTAATCGTGCAAAATCTGAACTTATCCAATTTACAGACCAAAAAGGTGTACGGATAGCAAGTTTCTATACTGAGAACCAATCAGGTTCAAAATTAGAGAGAGCCGAGTTATCGCGCTTAATTGAGGATTCACATAAAGGAGATATATTGCTCATCGAAAAGGTGGACAGGCTGTCACGTTTACCTTATGAACAATGGAACCGGCTCAAAGACCATTTAGTTGAAGCTGGCTTACATATCGTAGTCGTCGATCAACCAATGACGCATGGTGTACTCAATAGTAATGATGAAAGCTCAATGCTCTCAAAAGTGCTGACAGACTTCATGATCGACTTAGCCGCGGCAATGGCGAGAGATGATTATGAGACACGGCGAAAACGTCAAGCTCAAGGGATAGAAAAAGCCAAGAAATTAGGGAAATATCGGGGTAGGAAGCCAGACCATCAGCTAAGAGAAAATATCTCTTTACTACTAAGCGAAGGAAAAAGTTGGTCGCAGGTTCAGGAGCTACTTGGGTGTAGCCGTTCAACGGTCGCTAAAGTAAAGAAACTAAGCGAGCCTAATTAA
- a CDS encoding endonuclease/exonuclease/phosphatase family protein codes for MKLTSIAAVIGFIVLSSSTLAFDRLMDGPADTNSIRVGSYNIMASRMGSTDAIVEAIRKMNVDIIGLQEVDNMTGRSGKNFSKEGSNPVSQAEYIANKLGMNYYFCKAIDHDGGEYGTAVLSKYDLKLNKRMELPNIKGAEQRAACAVEVDVPNYPAPVMLVTTHLDFTTQPLRAEQVRTLQTKFSSWQFKNALPIIVGDLNLPPQSTEYLDLTAWFNDTDKELKYTAPSWNPDRKIDYILTSNAQKWDIKEVYIPKPSDRATPESKPYASVSDHLPLLVEMKLTEQ; via the coding sequence ATGAAATTAACAAGCATTGCTGCGGTTATAGGGTTTATAGTTCTTTCCTCTTCAACTTTAGCTTTTGATCGCCTCATGGATGGTCCTGCAGATACCAATAGTATTCGTGTTGGGTCATATAACATAATGGCCTCTAGAATGGGGAGTACTGATGCCATTGTAGAAGCAATTCGTAAAATGAATGTTGATATTATTGGACTGCAAGAAGTTGATAACATGACTGGGCGTTCTGGTAAGAACTTTAGTAAAGAGGGTTCTAACCCAGTTAGTCAAGCAGAGTATATAGCTAACAAGTTGGGAATGAATTATTACTTCTGCAAGGCTATAGATCATGATGGTGGGGAATATGGTACAGCAGTGCTGTCTAAGTATGATTTGAAATTGAATAAAAGGATGGAACTACCTAACATCAAAGGTGCGGAGCAAAGAGCGGCTTGTGCTGTAGAAGTTGATGTCCCTAATTATCCTGCGCCTGTTATGTTAGTAACTACTCATTTGGACTTCACTACGCAGCCATTACGAGCAGAGCAGGTAAGAACTCTTCAAACAAAATTCTCTTCTTGGCAGTTTAAAAATGCACTTCCAATTATAGTGGGTGATCTTAATTTACCACCTCAATCAACAGAATACTTAGATTTGACAGCATGGTTCAATGACACTGATAAGGAATTGAAGTACACAGCACCGTCATGGAATCCAGACAGGAAAATTGATTATATACTTACATCAAATGCTCAAAAATGGGACATTAAAGAGGTATATATTCCTAAACCATCAGATAGAGCAACCCCTGAAAGTAAGCCATATGCATCTGTCTCAGATCATTTACCTTTACTTGTCGAAATGAAGTTAACTGAACAATAA
- a CDS encoding IS6 family transposase: MTNPAFKWKHFAPEIILWCLRWYGSTPMSYANLSDMLAERGVSVNRSTIYRWFIEYAPALRKKLRRHQFIRTDSSWQLDETYVKVKGKWHYLYRAINKQGETLDFYFSQKRNKNAAYQLLKRCLRYYDVDTQPNTLNTDKHSSYAHAISRLKKEGRLRADVEQRQVKSLNNGIESDHAPIKKLIVSTGGFKIRKRAWSTIEGFESLRMLNKGQFDFWLRHDERKTLVRERSAFMNRLFNVEVIYQ, encoded by the coding sequence ATGACCAATCCCGCATTCAAATGGAAACACTTTGCCCCTGAAATCATTCTTTGGTGCCTTCGTTGGTATGGTTCGACCCCAATGAGCTACGCCAATCTCAGCGACATGCTGGCAGAACGAGGGGTTTCGGTTAATCGCTCGACCATTTATCGTTGGTTCATTGAGTATGCCCCAGCATTACGCAAGAAGTTACGCCGCCATCAGTTCATCCGAACAGACTCTTCGTGGCAGCTCGATGAAACCTACGTCAAGGTGAAAGGGAAATGGCACTATCTGTATCGAGCTATCAACAAGCAAGGCGAAACACTGGACTTCTATTTCTCCCAAAAACGTAATAAAAACGCGGCTTATCAGCTCTTGAAACGGTGCCTAAGATATTATGATGTAGACACTCAGCCTAATACCTTGAACACGGACAAGCATTCCTCGTATGCTCATGCTATCTCGCGCCTGAAGAAGGAGGGACGGCTCCGAGCGGATGTCGAGCAACGGCAAGTGAAGTCTCTCAATAATGGGATCGAATCCGATCACGCCCCCATCAAGAAGCTCATTGTCAGCACAGGCGGTTTTAAAATACGAAAGCGAGCTTGGTCAACCATCGAGGGGTTCGAATCACTGCGAATGTTGAACAAAGGCCAGTTTGATTTCTGGTTACGTCATGATGAGCGTAAAACGCTTGTTCGGGAGAGATCCGCCTTCATGAATCGTCTCTTCAATGTTGAGGTGATTTATCAGTAA
- a CDS encoding ParB/RepB/Spo0J family partition protein gives MSNKKDFKALMKNKSKSLLDEEINEVKPGESVVLIPKEEIYSSEQVRKFFDKEYIADLSKNMDDIGQLQPIVVTRKDIRGYKIQVGECRWRAANLSDKITHVECLVRDAGTVLAQLSENLHRSDLTPFETGRALELLMEEQGIVENKDLANVVSLSESRISAFRKAAQCPPYIELAYHNGIIRDVDTVNSLRIAGELSELETKKLLESPVSRKEAKELVKSLKASKKKAKSKQADEEQSSPEHQEVTNETPLNEVTQTTVSGATPTPQNNGIRISFEGEQGFIDLNGQAESGQIVIVLDASPGKLTVPARDISVIGYHSIEHVY, from the coding sequence ATGAGTAATAAAAAAGACTTTAAAGCCTTAATGAAAAACAAGTCCAAATCGTTGCTCGATGAAGAAATCAACGAGGTAAAACCTGGTGAGAGCGTTGTTCTGATTCCTAAAGAGGAGATTTATTCATCCGAACAGGTACGCAAATTCTTTGATAAAGAGTACATTGCCGATCTGTCTAAAAACATGGACGATATTGGCCAGCTTCAACCCATTGTTGTGACTCGTAAAGATATTCGTGGCTACAAAATACAAGTGGGTGAGTGTCGTTGGAGGGCGGCCAACCTGAGTGACAAAATCACTCACGTAGAATGTTTGGTGCGTGACGCGGGAACAGTATTAGCACAACTATCAGAAAACCTTCATAGAAGCGACCTTACCCCTTTTGAAACAGGCCGCGCTTTAGAGCTGCTAATGGAAGAACAAGGGATTGTTGAGAACAAAGATCTAGCCAATGTTGTGAGCTTATCTGAGTCTCGTATTAGCGCTTTTCGAAAGGCGGCTCAATGTCCTCCTTATATTGAGCTTGCTTATCACAATGGTATTATCCGTGATGTTGATACGGTCAACTCTCTACGTATTGCAGGAGAACTCAGCGAGTTAGAAACAAAGAAACTTCTTGAATCCCCTGTTTCACGTAAAGAAGCTAAAGAGCTTGTAAAAAGCCTAAAGGCTTCTAAGAAAAAGGCTAAATCAAAACAAGCTGATGAAGAACAATCCTCCCCTGAACATCAAGAAGTAACGAATGAGACGCCTTTAAATGAAGTCACTCAAACGACAGTATCAGGTGCTACGCCTACTCCGCAAAATAATGGAATAAGAATATCGTTTGAGGGGGAGCAAGGCTTCATTGATCTCAATGGCCAAGCTGAAAGTGGACAAATCGTTATTGTACTTGATGCTAGTCCTGGGAAATTGACCGTACCAGCCAGAGATATCTCAGTGATTGGGTATCACTCGATAGAGCATGTCTACTAA